In one window of Denticeps clupeoides chromosome 2, fDenClu1.1, whole genome shotgun sequence DNA:
- the ptbp2a gene encoding polypyrimidine tract-binding protein 2 isoform X1 yields the protein MDGISDVAVGVKRGSDELLSGSLYNSPNSGMSSISDGTSNGSDSKKLRVEDRMDAPPSRVIHIRKLPNEVTETEIIALGLPFGKVTNILSLKGKNQAFLELGTEEAAITMVNYYTAVTPHVRNVPVFIQYSNHKELKTDNAGNQRAQAVLQAVSAVQSGGTPTSGSTASESALTPAPSPVLRIIIDNMFYPVTLDVLQQIFSKFGTVMKIITFTKNNQFQALLQFNDPVNAQQAKLALDGQNIYNACCTLRIDFSKLVNLNVKYNNDKSRDYTRPELPAGDGQAAVDPSVAAAFSKDSSSLLGKIPGALSPLSAAAAAAAAAGRVALSGHGGSSGVLLVSNLNEEMVTPQSLFTLFGVYGDVQRVKILYNKKDSALIQMADANQAQLAMSHLNGQKMYSKIIRVTLSKHQTVQLPREGLDDQGLTKDFTSSPLHRFKKPGSKNFQNIFPPSATLHLSNIPQDVTEDDLRVLFSNSGGTVKAFKFFQDRKMALLQMSTVEEAIQALIDLHNYNMGNNHHLRVSFSKSTI from the exons ATGGACGG CATAAGCGATGTTGCAGTCGGGGTGAAG agaggTTCAGATGAACTTCTGTCCGGCAGCCTGTACAACAGTCCTAACTCTGGCATGAGCAGCATAAGCG ATGGCACGTCGAACGGAAGTGACAGCAAGAAGCTGCGAGTGGAAGACAGGATGGATGCCCCTCCGTCTCGAGTTATTCATATCAGAAAACTTCCCAATGAGGTCACAGAAACAGAGATCATAGCATTGGGGCTGCCTTTTGGAAAGGTCACTAATATCCTTTCACTGAAAGGGAAAAACCAG GCCTTTCTCGAACTGGGAACAGAGGAAGCAGCCATTACAATGGTCAACTACTACACTGCGGTTACACCTCACGTCCGCAACGTACCTGTCTTCATTCAGTACTCCAACCATAAGGAGCTCAAAACGGACAACGCAGGAAACCAG CGCGCACAGGCAGTCCTCCAGGCGGTCTCAGCCGTGCAGTCAGGTGGCACCCCCACGTCAGGAAGCACGGCCAGTGAAAGTGCCCTCACGCCAGCGCCCAGTCCAGTGCTGCGCATAATCATTGACAACATGTTCTACCCGGTCACCCTGGATGTGCTTCAGCAA ATCTTTTCCAAGTTTGGCACAGTCATGAAGATAATCACGTTCACCAAGAACAATCAGTTTCAAGCCCTGCTGCAGTTTAATGACCCTGTGAATGCACAGCAAGCCAAACTG GCTCTTGATGGTCAGAATATATACAACGCCTGTTGCACACTACGCATCGACTTCTCCAAGCTGGTCAACTTGAATGTGAAATACAATAACGACAAGAGCCGCGACTACACGCGACCAGAGCTTCCGGCTGGCGACGGCCAGGCCGCCGTCGACCCTTCTGTTGCAGCGGCGTTCAGTAAAGACTCATCGTCGCTGCTTGGTAAGATACCAG GTGCCCTGAGTCCCCTGAGTGCAGCGGCTGCCGCCGCGGCCGCAGCTGGAAGAGTGGCACTGTCTGGCCATGGCGGCTCCAGCGGAGTGCTGTTGGTCAGCAACCTCAATGAAGAG ATGGTTACGCCCCAAAGTCTGTTTACCCTCTTCG GGGTTTATGGTGATGTGCAGCGTGTGAAGATCCTGTATAATAAGAAGGACAGCGCCTTGATACAGATGGCAGACGCTAATCAGGCTCAGCTCG CTATGAGTCATCTAAATGGACAGAAGATGTACAGTAAGATCATCCGAGTTACACTGTCCAAACACCAGACAGTTCAGTTACCCAGAGAGGGCCTGGACGACCAAGGGCTAACGAAGGACTTCACCAGCTCACCCCTGCACCGGTTTAAAAAGCCTGGCTCCAAGAACTTCCAGAACATCTTTCCTCCTTCTGCCACGCTGCATCTCTCCAACATCCC ACAAGACGTCACAGAAGATGACCTCCGAGTACTGTTCTCCAACTCCGGTGGCACTGTGAAAGCCTTCAAGTTTTTCCA GGATCGTAAAATGGCACTCCTGCAGATGTCCACAGTGGAGGAGGCCATCCAGGCTCTGATTGACCTCCACAACTACAACATGGGCAACAATCATCACCTCCGAGTCTCCTTTTCCAAATCCACCATTTAA
- the ptbp2a gene encoding polypyrimidine tract-binding protein 2 isoform X2: protein MDGISDVAVGVKRGSDELLSGSLYNSPNSGMSSISDGTSNGSDSKKLRVEDRMDAPPSRVIHIRKLPNEVTETEIIALGLPFGKVTNILSLKGKNQAFLELGTEEAAITMVNYYTAVTPHVRNVPVFIQYSNHKELKTDNAGNQRAQAVLQAVSAVQSGGTPTSGSTASESALTPAPSPVLRIIIDNMFYPVTLDVLQQIFSKFGTVMKIITFTKNNQFQALLQFNDPVNAQQAKLALDGQNIYNACCTLRIDFSKLVNLNVKYNNDKSRDYTRPELPAGDGQAAVDPSVAAAFSKDSSSLLGALSPLSAAAAAAAAAGRVALSGHGGSSGVLLVSNLNEEMVTPQSLFTLFGVYGDVQRVKILYNKKDSALIQMADANQAQLAMSHLNGQKMYSKIIRVTLSKHQTVQLPREGLDDQGLTKDFTSSPLHRFKKPGSKNFQNIFPPSATLHLSNIPQDVTEDDLRVLFSNSGGTVKAFKFFQDRKMALLQMSTVEEAIQALIDLHNYNMGNNHHLRVSFSKSTI from the exons ATGGACGG CATAAGCGATGTTGCAGTCGGGGTGAAG agaggTTCAGATGAACTTCTGTCCGGCAGCCTGTACAACAGTCCTAACTCTGGCATGAGCAGCATAAGCG ATGGCACGTCGAACGGAAGTGACAGCAAGAAGCTGCGAGTGGAAGACAGGATGGATGCCCCTCCGTCTCGAGTTATTCATATCAGAAAACTTCCCAATGAGGTCACAGAAACAGAGATCATAGCATTGGGGCTGCCTTTTGGAAAGGTCACTAATATCCTTTCACTGAAAGGGAAAAACCAG GCCTTTCTCGAACTGGGAACAGAGGAAGCAGCCATTACAATGGTCAACTACTACACTGCGGTTACACCTCACGTCCGCAACGTACCTGTCTTCATTCAGTACTCCAACCATAAGGAGCTCAAAACGGACAACGCAGGAAACCAG CGCGCACAGGCAGTCCTCCAGGCGGTCTCAGCCGTGCAGTCAGGTGGCACCCCCACGTCAGGAAGCACGGCCAGTGAAAGTGCCCTCACGCCAGCGCCCAGTCCAGTGCTGCGCATAATCATTGACAACATGTTCTACCCGGTCACCCTGGATGTGCTTCAGCAA ATCTTTTCCAAGTTTGGCACAGTCATGAAGATAATCACGTTCACCAAGAACAATCAGTTTCAAGCCCTGCTGCAGTTTAATGACCCTGTGAATGCACAGCAAGCCAAACTG GCTCTTGATGGTCAGAATATATACAACGCCTGTTGCACACTACGCATCGACTTCTCCAAGCTGGTCAACTTGAATGTGAAATACAATAACGACAAGAGCCGCGACTACACGCGACCAGAGCTTCCGGCTGGCGACGGCCAGGCCGCCGTCGACCCTTCTGTTGCAGCGGCGTTCAGTAAAGACTCATCGTCGCTGCTTG GTGCCCTGAGTCCCCTGAGTGCAGCGGCTGCCGCCGCGGCCGCAGCTGGAAGAGTGGCACTGTCTGGCCATGGCGGCTCCAGCGGAGTGCTGTTGGTCAGCAACCTCAATGAAGAG ATGGTTACGCCCCAAAGTCTGTTTACCCTCTTCG GGGTTTATGGTGATGTGCAGCGTGTGAAGATCCTGTATAATAAGAAGGACAGCGCCTTGATACAGATGGCAGACGCTAATCAGGCTCAGCTCG CTATGAGTCATCTAAATGGACAGAAGATGTACAGTAAGATCATCCGAGTTACACTGTCCAAACACCAGACAGTTCAGTTACCCAGAGAGGGCCTGGACGACCAAGGGCTAACGAAGGACTTCACCAGCTCACCCCTGCACCGGTTTAAAAAGCCTGGCTCCAAGAACTTCCAGAACATCTTTCCTCCTTCTGCCACGCTGCATCTCTCCAACATCCC ACAAGACGTCACAGAAGATGACCTCCGAGTACTGTTCTCCAACTCCGGTGGCACTGTGAAAGCCTTCAAGTTTTTCCA GGATCGTAAAATGGCACTCCTGCAGATGTCCACAGTGGAGGAGGCCATCCAGGCTCTGATTGACCTCCACAACTACAACATGGGCAACAATCATCACCTCCGAGTCTCCTTTTCCAAATCCACCATTTAA
- the ptbp2a gene encoding polypyrimidine tract-binding protein 2 isoform X3 encodes MDGISDVAVGVKRGSDELLSGSLYNSPNSGMSSISDGTSNGSDSKKLRVEDRMDAPPSRVIHIRKLPNEVTETEIIALGLPFGKVTNILSLKGKNQAFLELGTEEAAITMVNYYTAVTPHVRNVPVFIQYSNHKELKTDNAGNQRAQAVLQAVSAVQSGGTPTSGSTASESALTPAPSPVLRIIIDNMFYPVTLDVLQQIFSKFGTVMKIITFTKNNQFQALLQFNDPVNAQQAKLALDGQNIYNACCTLRIDFSKLVNLNVKYNNDKSRDYTRPELPAGDGQAAVDPSVAAAFSKDSSSLLGKIPGALSPLSAAAAAAAAAGRVALSGHGGSSGVLLVSNLNEEMVTPQSLFTLFGVYGDVQRVKILYNKKDSALIQMADANQAQLAMSHLNGQKMYSKIIRVTLSKHQTVQLPREGLDDQGLTKDFTSSPLHRFKKPGSKNFQNIFPPSATLHLSNIPQDVTEDDLRVLFSNSGGTVKAFKFFQ; translated from the exons ATGGACGG CATAAGCGATGTTGCAGTCGGGGTGAAG agaggTTCAGATGAACTTCTGTCCGGCAGCCTGTACAACAGTCCTAACTCTGGCATGAGCAGCATAAGCG ATGGCACGTCGAACGGAAGTGACAGCAAGAAGCTGCGAGTGGAAGACAGGATGGATGCCCCTCCGTCTCGAGTTATTCATATCAGAAAACTTCCCAATGAGGTCACAGAAACAGAGATCATAGCATTGGGGCTGCCTTTTGGAAAGGTCACTAATATCCTTTCACTGAAAGGGAAAAACCAG GCCTTTCTCGAACTGGGAACAGAGGAAGCAGCCATTACAATGGTCAACTACTACACTGCGGTTACACCTCACGTCCGCAACGTACCTGTCTTCATTCAGTACTCCAACCATAAGGAGCTCAAAACGGACAACGCAGGAAACCAG CGCGCACAGGCAGTCCTCCAGGCGGTCTCAGCCGTGCAGTCAGGTGGCACCCCCACGTCAGGAAGCACGGCCAGTGAAAGTGCCCTCACGCCAGCGCCCAGTCCAGTGCTGCGCATAATCATTGACAACATGTTCTACCCGGTCACCCTGGATGTGCTTCAGCAA ATCTTTTCCAAGTTTGGCACAGTCATGAAGATAATCACGTTCACCAAGAACAATCAGTTTCAAGCCCTGCTGCAGTTTAATGACCCTGTGAATGCACAGCAAGCCAAACTG GCTCTTGATGGTCAGAATATATACAACGCCTGTTGCACACTACGCATCGACTTCTCCAAGCTGGTCAACTTGAATGTGAAATACAATAACGACAAGAGCCGCGACTACACGCGACCAGAGCTTCCGGCTGGCGACGGCCAGGCCGCCGTCGACCCTTCTGTTGCAGCGGCGTTCAGTAAAGACTCATCGTCGCTGCTTGGTAAGATACCAG GTGCCCTGAGTCCCCTGAGTGCAGCGGCTGCCGCCGCGGCCGCAGCTGGAAGAGTGGCACTGTCTGGCCATGGCGGCTCCAGCGGAGTGCTGTTGGTCAGCAACCTCAATGAAGAG ATGGTTACGCCCCAAAGTCTGTTTACCCTCTTCG GGGTTTATGGTGATGTGCAGCGTGTGAAGATCCTGTATAATAAGAAGGACAGCGCCTTGATACAGATGGCAGACGCTAATCAGGCTCAGCTCG CTATGAGTCATCTAAATGGACAGAAGATGTACAGTAAGATCATCCGAGTTACACTGTCCAAACACCAGACAGTTCAGTTACCCAGAGAGGGCCTGGACGACCAAGGGCTAACGAAGGACTTCACCAGCTCACCCCTGCACCGGTTTAAAAAGCCTGGCTCCAAGAACTTCCAGAACATCTTTCCTCCTTCTGCCACGCTGCATCTCTCCAACATCCC ACAAGACGTCACAGAAGATGACCTCCGAGTACTGTTCTCCAACTCCGGTGGCACTGTGAAAGCCTTCAAGTTTTTCCAGTAA